From a region of the Equus przewalskii isolate Varuska chromosome 2, EquPr2, whole genome shotgun sequence genome:
- the SLC25A33 gene encoding solute carrier family 25 member 33 isoform X2, with protein sequence MLLICWWTRPTSETMCGGTVGAIFTCPLEVIKTRLQSSRLALRTVYYPQVHLGTISGAGMVRPTSVTPGLLQVLKSILEKEGPKSLFRGLGPNLVGVAPSRAVYFACYSKAKEQFNGIFVPNSNVVHIFSAGSAAFVTNSLMNPIWMVKTRMQLERKVRGSKQMNTLQCARYVYQTEGIRGFYRGLTASYAGISETIICFAIYESLKKYLKEAPLASSTSGTEKNSTNFFGLMAAAAISKGCASCIAYPHEVIRTRLREEGTKYKSFVQTARLVFREEGYLAFYRGLFAQLIRQIPNTAIVLSTYELIVYLLEDHTQ encoded by the exons ATGCTTCTCATCTGCTGGTGGACGCGTCCAACGTCGGAGACAAT GTGTGGGGGCACAGTTGGTGCTATTTTCACTTGTCCACTAGAAGTCATTAAGACGAGATTGCAGTCTTCGAGACTAGCTCTTCGGACCGTCTATTATCCTCAGGTTCATCTGGGGACCATTAGTGGAGCTGGAATGGTGAGACCAACGTCAGTGACACCTGGACTTTTACAGGTTCTGAA GTCGATCTTGGAGAAGGAGGGACCAAAGTCACTTTTCAGAGGCTTGGGTCCAAATTTGGTTGGAGTCGCGCCATCAAG GGCCGTGTACTTCGCGTGTTACTCCAAAGCCAAAGAGCAGTTCAATGGCATTTTTGTGCCGAACAGCAATGTTGTGCACATCTTCTCAGCTGGCTCTGCAG cttttgtCACAAATTCCTTAATGAATCCTATATGGATGGTGAAAACCCGGATGCAGCTAGAACGGAA GGTGCGAGGCTCCAAGCAGATGAACACACTCCAGTGCGCTCGCTATGTTTACCAGACGGAAGGCATCCGCGGCTTCTACAGGGGGTTGACTGCCTCCTATGCTGGAATTTCAGAAACTATCATCTGTTTTGCTATTTATGAAAGTTTAAAGAAGTATCTGAAAGAAGCTCCATTAGCCTCTTCTACAAGTGGGACTGAGAAAAATTCCACAAATTTTTTTGGACTTATGGCAGCTGCTGCTATTTCTAAGGGATGTGCCTCCTGCATTGCTTATCCACACG AAGTCATAAGGACGCGGCTCCGGGAGGAGGGCACCAAGTACAAGTCCTTTGTCCAGACCGCTCGGCTGGTCTTCCGAGAAGAAGGTTACCTTGCCTTTTATAGAGGACTCTTTGCTCAGCTCATCCGGCAGATACCAAACACTGCCATTGTGTTGTCTACCTATGAGTTAATTGTGTACCTGTTAGAGGACCATACTCAGTAA
- the SLC25A33 gene encoding solute carrier family 25 member 33 isoform X1 — protein MATGTQQKENTLLHLFAGGCGGTVGAIFTCPLEVIKTRLQSSRLALRTVYYPQVHLGTISGAGMVRPTSVTPGLLQVLKSILEKEGPKSLFRGLGPNLVGVAPSRAVYFACYSKAKEQFNGIFVPNSNVVHIFSAGSAAFVTNSLMNPIWMVKTRMQLERKVRGSKQMNTLQCARYVYQTEGIRGFYRGLTASYAGISETIICFAIYESLKKYLKEAPLASSTSGTEKNSTNFFGLMAAAAISKGCASCIAYPHEVIRTRLREEGTKYKSFVQTARLVFREEGYLAFYRGLFAQLIRQIPNTAIVLSTYELIVYLLEDHTQ, from the exons ATGGCGACCGGCACTCAGCAGAAGGAGAACACGCTGCTTCACCTCTTCGCCGGCGG GTGTGGGGGCACAGTTGGTGCTATTTTCACTTGTCCACTAGAAGTCATTAAGACGAGATTGCAGTCTTCGAGACTAGCTCTTCGGACCGTCTATTATCCTCAGGTTCATCTGGGGACCATTAGTGGAGCTGGAATGGTGAGACCAACGTCAGTGACACCTGGACTTTTACAGGTTCTGAA GTCGATCTTGGAGAAGGAGGGACCAAAGTCACTTTTCAGAGGCTTGGGTCCAAATTTGGTTGGAGTCGCGCCATCAAG GGCCGTGTACTTCGCGTGTTACTCCAAAGCCAAAGAGCAGTTCAATGGCATTTTTGTGCCGAACAGCAATGTTGTGCACATCTTCTCAGCTGGCTCTGCAG cttttgtCACAAATTCCTTAATGAATCCTATATGGATGGTGAAAACCCGGATGCAGCTAGAACGGAA GGTGCGAGGCTCCAAGCAGATGAACACACTCCAGTGCGCTCGCTATGTTTACCAGACGGAAGGCATCCGCGGCTTCTACAGGGGGTTGACTGCCTCCTATGCTGGAATTTCAGAAACTATCATCTGTTTTGCTATTTATGAAAGTTTAAAGAAGTATCTGAAAGAAGCTCCATTAGCCTCTTCTACAAGTGGGACTGAGAAAAATTCCACAAATTTTTTTGGACTTATGGCAGCTGCTGCTATTTCTAAGGGATGTGCCTCCTGCATTGCTTATCCACACG AAGTCATAAGGACGCGGCTCCGGGAGGAGGGCACCAAGTACAAGTCCTTTGTCCAGACCGCTCGGCTGGTCTTCCGAGAAGAAGGTTACCTTGCCTTTTATAGAGGACTCTTTGCTCAGCTCATCCGGCAGATACCAAACACTGCCATTGTGTTGTCTACCTATGAGTTAATTGTGTACCTGTTAGAGGACCATACTCAGTAA